A window from Pseudomonas moraviensis encodes these proteins:
- a CDS encoding LysR family transcriptional regulator, whose protein sequence is MTIKQIRAFLAVAHSLSFAVACERLHLSQSALSLTIKALEEGLGGRLFSRNTRNVALTPEGESLLPLARRLIADWDNAEDEMRQRFSLQRGRVTLAAMPSFAGNLLPPILKSFRARYPNVNVTVNDVINEQVLEMVRDRQVELGVAFAPMQSTSMTFTPLYVDRFVAVVPADSALAGRADIDWQTLLEQPFITLQRPSTVRVMLEEHLHARGMKLPVEFESHQLATVGRMVASGLGVSAVPALCAGQMRELGAHCLTLNDSVERAIGVLTEPGNELSAAAQALFEILKAEDLQRQFDLPLSPEARE, encoded by the coding sequence ATGACCATCAAACAGATTCGTGCCTTTCTCGCCGTGGCCCATAGCCTGAGTTTCGCCGTTGCATGCGAGCGCCTGCACCTGTCCCAGTCAGCGTTGAGCCTGACCATCAAAGCGCTGGAGGAGGGCCTGGGCGGGCGGCTGTTCAGCCGCAATACCCGGAATGTCGCGCTGACCCCGGAGGGCGAATCCCTGCTGCCGCTGGCGCGCAGGCTGATCGCCGACTGGGACAACGCTGAAGACGAGATGCGTCAGCGTTTCAGCCTGCAACGCGGGCGCGTGACGCTGGCGGCGATGCCGTCGTTTGCCGGCAATCTGCTGCCGCCGATTCTCAAGAGCTTTCGCGCGCGCTATCCGAACGTCAACGTCACGGTCAACGACGTGATCAACGAGCAAGTGCTGGAAATGGTCCGCGACCGGCAGGTGGAACTCGGCGTGGCGTTCGCGCCGATGCAGAGTACCTCGATGACGTTCACGCCTCTGTATGTCGATCGCTTCGTCGCCGTGGTGCCAGCGGATTCAGCGCTGGCTGGCCGCGCCGACATCGATTGGCAGACCTTGCTGGAGCAACCGTTCATCACCCTGCAGCGGCCGTCGACGGTACGGGTGATGCTGGAAGAGCATTTGCACGCGCGCGGGATGAAGCTGCCGGTGGAGTTCGAGAGTCATCAATTGGCGACGGTCGGCCGCATGGTCGCCAGCGGGCTCGGAGTCAGCGCGGTGCCGGCGTTGTGTGCGGGGCAAATGCGCGAGCTGGGTGCACATTGCCTGACCTTGAACGATTCGGTCGAGCGGGCAATCGGTGTGCTGACCGAGCCGGGCAATGAACTGTCGGCGGCGGCGCAGGCGTTGTTCGAGATTCTCAAGGCTGAAGATCTGCAGCGCCAGTTCGATCTCCCCCTCAGCCCGGAAGCGCGGGAATAG
- a CDS encoding glutamine synthetase: MSARLTPLPMTTLVTTDLIGITRGRSFPTDELEHYQAAGCGWVPANSALTPQDIIASSNPWGAYGDLRLIPDLNSRVTVGNGPDANAPALDFIHADIRETDGQAWGACPRTLLRDEIERYHDELGLQVNAAFEHEFNLHAGEAEHAAFSLEAQRQGAEFAGWLLSALRAGGVEPEMFLPEYGKHQYEITCRPTLGVAAADRAVNVREITREIARQMGLALSFAPKTAPEAVCNGVHLHVSLLDLAGQPMLYDAGTSNGLSSIGQHWAAGVLHYLPALCAFTAPTPLSYQRLQPHHWSASYACLGQQNREAALRICPTVTLGGKSAAQQFNLEFRAMDATASPHLAMAALLIAGRLGIEQRLALNAITDEIPDSLNDEQRKARGIVALPASLAQALDCLRDSAAFNEWLPKPLLDTWYALKTEELALTEQLSPADLCEHYARLY; this comes from the coding sequence ATGAGCGCACGCCTGACGCCTCTGCCGATGACCACTCTGGTGACCACTGACCTGATCGGCATCACCCGTGGCCGCTCGTTCCCTACCGACGAGCTTGAGCACTATCAGGCAGCGGGTTGCGGCTGGGTCCCGGCCAACAGCGCGCTGACGCCACAAGACATCATCGCCTCGAGCAATCCGTGGGGCGCGTACGGCGACCTGCGGCTGATCCCCGATCTGAACAGCCGCGTCACCGTCGGCAACGGCCCGGACGCGAACGCGCCGGCGCTGGATTTCATCCACGCCGATATCCGCGAGACCGACGGCCAGGCGTGGGGCGCCTGCCCACGCACATTGCTGCGTGATGAAATCGAGCGCTATCACGATGAGCTCGGTTTGCAGGTGAATGCCGCGTTCGAACATGAATTCAACCTGCACGCTGGCGAGGCCGAACATGCAGCGTTCTCTCTCGAAGCGCAGCGTCAGGGCGCCGAATTCGCCGGCTGGCTGCTCAGCGCCCTGCGCGCCGGCGGGGTCGAGCCGGAAATGTTCCTGCCGGAATACGGCAAGCACCAATACGAAATCACCTGCCGCCCGACCCTTGGCGTGGCGGCGGCGGATCGTGCGGTCAATGTGCGTGAAATCACCCGGGAAATCGCCCGGCAGATGGGCCTGGCGCTGAGTTTCGCGCCGAAGACCGCTCCCGAGGCGGTGTGCAACGGTGTGCATCTGCACGTCAGCCTGCTCGATCTGGCCGGCCAGCCCATGCTGTACGACGCCGGCACCAGCAACGGCCTGTCGAGCATCGGTCAGCACTGGGCTGCCGGAGTCCTGCACTATTTGCCGGCGCTCTGCGCGTTCACTGCGCCGACGCCGCTCTCGTACCAGCGTTTGCAGCCGCACCACTGGAGCGCGTCCTATGCGTGCCTGGGACAGCAGAATCGTGAAGCGGCGCTGCGCATCTGCCCGACCGTGACCCTGGGCGGCAAGTCTGCCGCGCAGCAGTTCAACCTGGAATTCCGCGCCATGGACGCCACCGCCTCGCCACACCTGGCCATGGCGGCGCTGCTGATCGCCGGGCGACTGGGCATCGAACAGCGTCTGGCGCTGAACGCGATCACCGATGAAATTCCCGATTCACTCAATGACGAGCAACGCAAGGCCCGGGGCATTGTCGCCCTGCCCGCCTCGCTGGCGCAGGCGCTGGATTGCCTGCGCGACAGTGCAGCCTTCAATGAATGGCTGCCCAAGCCGCTGCTCGACACCTGGTACGCCCTGAAAACCGAGGAACTGGCGCTGACGGAACAGCTCTCGCCCGCTGACCTGTGTGAGCACTATGCACGCCTGTACTGA
- a CDS encoding MurR/RpiR family transcriptional regulator: protein MPPLRDLITDPGLDLTPSERKVVRALLDQYPRNGLGPMARLAEHAGVSDPTIVRLVKKLGFGGYADFQEALLSDMDHRLRSPRTLLQPRSQQNKNDAWAHYLADSHRLLVDTQALTQPEDVRILVEWLLDSRHQIYCFGGRFSILLANYLLNHLRLLRPGCFALEDNALLPDRLYDLQRQDVVLVFDYRRYQTQALRVATAAKNNNARVVLFTDVYASPLREMADLIISAPVESASPFDTMVPALAQVEALIACLTLRVPDPADRLEGIDALRNDFATHLLEEK, encoded by the coding sequence ATGCCCCCTCTCAGAGACCTGATCACTGACCCCGGCCTGGATCTGACGCCGTCAGAGCGCAAAGTCGTCCGCGCCCTGCTCGATCAGTATCCCCGCAACGGTCTGGGGCCGATGGCGCGCCTTGCCGAACATGCGGGTGTCAGCGATCCGACCATCGTGCGTCTGGTGAAAAAGCTCGGTTTTGGCGGTTACGCCGATTTCCAGGAAGCCCTGCTCAGCGACATGGACCATCGCCTGCGTTCACCACGCACGCTATTGCAGCCGCGCTCGCAGCAGAACAAGAACGATGCCTGGGCCCATTATCTGGCCGACAGCCATCGCTTGCTGGTTGACACTCAAGCCCTGACCCAACCCGAAGACGTACGGATCCTCGTGGAGTGGCTGCTCGACAGCCGCCATCAGATCTACTGCTTCGGTGGCCGTTTCAGCATCCTGCTGGCCAATTACCTGCTTAACCACCTGCGCCTGCTGCGCCCCGGCTGCTTCGCCCTGGAAGACAACGCCCTGTTGCCTGACCGTCTGTACGATCTGCAACGCCAGGACGTGGTGCTGGTGTTCGACTATCGGCGCTACCAGACCCAAGCCCTGCGCGTCGCCACCGCGGCGAAGAACAACAACGCGCGGGTGGTGCTGTTCACCGATGTCTACGCCTCGCCGCTGCGCGAGATGGCCGACCTGATCATCAGCGCCCCGGTGGAATCGGCGTCGCCGTTCGACACCATGGTGCCGGCGCTGGCGCAGGTCGAGGCGCTGATCGCCTGCCTGACCTTGCGTGTGCCCGACCCTGCCGATCGCCTGGAAGGCATCGATGCCCTGCGCAACGACTTTGCGACTCACCTGCTGGAGGAAAAATAA
- a CDS encoding DNA-3-methyladenine glycosylase family protein — MTDVYDAASAFLAVIDADWQRHIRAVGPCLHQPHPARDPYESLVRAIAYQQLHAKAGDAILGRLVGLFPGQAFPRPEQILATEVERLRACGFSASKIATIQGIAQATLDGVVPDYPTARAMDDETLIERLTSLRGVGRWTVEMLLIYSLERMDILPADDFGVREGYRRLKGLDVQPTRKQMIEIGRAWSPYRTVAAWYLWRVAKV; from the coding sequence ATGACTGACGTGTACGACGCGGCCAGCGCCTTTCTGGCCGTAATAGACGCTGACTGGCAGCGCCATATCCGCGCCGTCGGCCCCTGCCTGCATCAGCCACACCCGGCGCGCGATCCGTATGAGTCGCTGGTGCGCGCGATTGCCTATCAGCAACTGCACGCCAAGGCTGGCGATGCGATTCTCGGACGTCTGGTGGGGTTGTTTCCCGGACAGGCATTTCCGCGTCCGGAACAGATTCTGGCGACTGAGGTCGAGCGACTGCGCGCTTGCGGATTTTCAGCCAGCAAGATCGCGACGATCCAGGGGATTGCCCAGGCGACGCTGGACGGCGTGGTGCCGGATTACCCGACTGCGCGGGCCATGGACGATGAAACCCTGATCGAACGTCTGACCAGCCTGCGCGGCGTCGGTCGCTGGACCGTGGAGATGCTGCTGATCTACAGCCTGGAACGCATGGACATTCTGCCGGCTGATGACTTCGGTGTGCGTGAGGGTTACCGGCGTTTGAAGGGGCTGGACGTGCAACCGACGCGCAAACAGATGATCGAGATCGGCCGGGCGTGGAGCCCGTATCGGACAGTGGCCGCCTGGTATCTGTGGCGGGTGGCCAAGGTCTAG
- a CDS encoding histidine phosphatase family protein, protein MPSSRLILVCHARTIAQKLARFPTNEPVEELPVASDAIRSRFPATRRLVCGPELRTRQTAAWLGADGEIDPALGDCDWGRWHGQSIKELQAHHADALSAWLADPDAAPHGGESVGQLTQRVAQWLATVAATPGHVVAVTHPFVMRAALMQVLHGNAFNAIDVEPLSVIELRFNGIWRLRLPGMDLEEEF, encoded by the coding sequence GTGCCAAGTAGCCGTTTGATACTGGTTTGCCATGCGCGAACCATCGCACAAAAATTGGCGCGTTTTCCTACGAATGAGCCTGTTGAAGAGTTGCCCGTGGCGTCTGACGCCATCCGGTCGCGATTCCCGGCGACGCGGCGCCTGGTATGCGGGCCGGAGCTGCGAACCCGGCAAACAGCAGCGTGGTTGGGTGCCGATGGCGAAATCGACCCGGCCCTGGGTGATTGTGACTGGGGGCGCTGGCACGGCCAGTCGATCAAGGAATTGCAAGCCCACCACGCCGACGCGTTGTCAGCCTGGCTGGCTGATCCAGACGCGGCGCCCCATGGCGGCGAATCGGTCGGCCAACTGACACAGCGGGTGGCGCAGTGGCTGGCTACAGTCGCCGCGACGCCCGGGCATGTGGTGGCAGTCACCCATCCGTTTGTCATGCGTGCTGCATTGATGCAGGTGCTGCACGGCAACGCGTTCAATGCGATCGATGTCGAGCCGCTGTCGGTGATCGAGCTGCGCTTCAACGGCATCTGGCGTCTACGCTTGCCGGGCATGGACCTTGAAGAGGAATTCTGA
- the cobF gene encoding precorrin-6A synthase (deacetylating), giving the protein MKQLLVIGIGAGNPDYITMQAVKALNRVDVFFLLDKGQSKQTLIDLRREICERYITDHAYRFIEASSPERERGDVDYTASVDALNRAKQQTFERLINEELSDGQCGGFLVWGDPALYDSTLRILQAIQSSGRCEFEYEVIPGITSVQALAAQHKIPLNTIGRSVEITTGRRLAAGQVSEADSLVVMLDAEDSYQQVADRQTEIFWGAYLGTPDEILLSGRLADVADEIERVRKAARAEHGWIMDTYLLRKP; this is encoded by the coding sequence ATGAAACAGCTGCTGGTCATCGGCATTGGCGCCGGCAATCCGGACTACATCACGATGCAGGCAGTGAAAGCGCTGAATCGGGTCGATGTGTTCTTTCTGCTGGATAAAGGCCAGAGCAAACAGACGCTGATCGATCTGCGCCGCGAGATCTGTGAGCGCTACATCACCGATCACGCTTATCGCTTTATCGAAGCCAGCAGTCCTGAGCGCGAGCGGGGCGATGTCGACTACACGGCAAGTGTCGATGCACTGAACCGCGCCAAGCAGCAGACCTTCGAGCGGCTGATCAATGAGGAATTGTCCGACGGTCAGTGCGGTGGTTTCCTGGTGTGGGGCGATCCGGCGTTGTACGACAGCACGCTGCGCATTCTTCAGGCGATTCAGTCATCAGGCCGCTGTGAATTTGAGTACGAAGTGATACCGGGGATTACCAGCGTTCAGGCCCTGGCTGCGCAGCACAAGATACCGCTGAACACGATCGGCCGTTCGGTGGAAATCACCACGGGACGGCGATTGGCAGCAGGGCAGGTGAGTGAAGCGGACAGTCTGGTGGTGATGCTCGATGCCGAGGATTCGTACCAGCAGGTGGCGGATCGCCAGACCGAGATTTTCTGGGGCGCTTACCTGGGCACACCGGATGAGATTCTGCTCAGCGGAAGACTGGCGGATGTCGCCGATGAGATCGAACGGGTGCGCAAAGCGGCGCGGGCGGAGCATGGGTGGATTATGGATACCTATCTGCTGCGCAAGCCTTGA
- a CDS encoding isochorismatase family cysteine hydrolase, which produces MFSLPHRSPRDLPFVFDHTALLLVDMQRAWLEPQFDPHLSGPDAEYFLQRARSQVVPNQQRLLGAFRQARQNVLHTIIESLTADGRDRSLDHKLSDMHLPKGSAQAQVIVELTPAENEIVLPKTSSGVFNSTNIDYVLRNLQTRHLIIAGIVTDQCVDMAVRDAADRGYLVTLVEDACATYTAERHHACLNAIKGYCWITDTDTVLGRLQEMQP; this is translated from the coding sequence ATGTTCAGCCTTCCCCACCGCTCGCCACGGGACCTGCCGTTTGTGTTCGATCACACCGCATTGTTGCTGGTGGACATGCAGCGCGCCTGGCTCGAGCCGCAATTCGACCCGCACCTGAGCGGGCCGGATGCCGAGTATTTCCTCCAGCGTGCGCGCAGCCAGGTGGTGCCCAATCAGCAACGGCTGCTTGGCGCCTTTCGTCAGGCCCGGCAAAACGTGCTGCACACGATCATCGAAAGCCTGACCGCCGACGGTCGCGACCGCTCGCTGGATCACAAGCTGTCCGACATGCACCTGCCCAAGGGCAGCGCGCAAGCTCAGGTGATTGTTGAACTGACCCCGGCCGAGAACGAAATCGTGCTGCCAAAGACCTCCTCCGGGGTATTCAACTCGACCAACATCGACTACGTGCTGCGCAACTTGCAGACCCGTCATCTGATCATCGCTGGCATCGTCACCGATCAGTGCGTGGACATGGCCGTGCGCGACGCCGCCGACCGGGGCTATCTGGTGACGCTGGTGGAGGACGCCTGCGCCACTTACACAGCCGAACGCCACCACGCCTGCCTCAATGCAATCAAGGGTTACTGCTGGATCACCGACACCGACACCGTGCTCGGTCGTTTGCAGGAGATGCAGCCATGA
- a CDS encoding acetyl-CoA C-acetyltransferase gives MQDVVIVAATRTAIGSFQGSLANVSAVDLGAAVIRQLLEQTGLDGAQVDEVIMGQVLTAGAGQNPARQAAIKAGLPHAVPAMTLNKVCGSGLKALHLGAQAIRCGDAEVIIAGGQENMSLSNYIMPGARTGLRMGHAQIVDTMISDGLWDAFNDYHMGITAENLVDKYQITREQQDAFAAASQQKAAAAIEAGRFVDEITPILIPQRKGDPVAFKIDEQPRGDTSAESLAKLRPAFKKDGSVTAGNASSLNDGAAAVILMSGEKAKALGLPVLARIAAYANAGVDPAIMGIGPVSATRRCLDKAGWSIDQLDLIEANEAFAAQSLAVAKDLQWDLDKVNVNGGAIALGHPIGASGCRVLVTLLHEMLKRDAKKGLATLCIGGGQGVALALERA, from the coding sequence ATGCAAGACGTCGTCATTGTTGCCGCCACGCGTACCGCGATCGGCAGTTTTCAGGGCTCCCTGGCCAACGTATCCGCGGTCGATCTGGGCGCGGCGGTGATCCGCCAGTTGCTCGAGCAAACCGGTCTGGACGGTGCGCAGGTCGATGAAGTGATCATGGGCCAGGTGTTGACCGCCGGCGCCGGGCAGAACCCGGCGCGTCAGGCCGCGATCAAGGCCGGCCTGCCCCACGCGGTACCGGCGATGACCCTGAACAAGGTCTGCGGTTCGGGCCTGAAAGCTCTGCATCTCGGCGCGCAGGCGATCCGTTGCGGCGACGCCGAGGTGATCATTGCCGGCGGCCAGGAAAACATGAGCCTGTCCAACTACATCATGCCGGGCGCCCGCACCGGTCTGCGCATGGGTCACGCGCAAATCGTCGACACCATGATCAGCGATGGTTTGTGGGATGCGTTCAACGATTACCACATGGGCATCACCGCGGAAAATCTGGTCGATAAATACCAGATCACCCGCGAACAGCAGGACGCCTTCGCAGCCGCTTCCCAGCAGAAAGCTGCCGCCGCCATTGAAGCCGGGCGCTTCGTCGATGAAATCACCCCGATCCTGATTCCCCAGCGCAAGGGCGATCCGGTCGCCTTCAAGATCGACGAGCAGCCACGCGGCGACACCAGCGCCGAATCCCTGGCGAAGCTGCGCCCGGCGTTCAAAAAGGACGGCAGCGTCACCGCTGGCAACGCTTCATCGCTGAACGACGGTGCCGCCGCCGTGATTCTGATGAGTGGCGAGAAAGCCAAAGCCCTGGGCCTGCCGGTTCTGGCCAGAATCGCTGCCTACGCCAACGCGGGCGTCGATCCGGCGATCATGGGCATCGGCCCGGTATCCGCCACCCGCCGCTGCCTCGACAAGGCCGGCTGGAGCATCGACCAGCTCGACCTGATCGAAGCCAACGAAGCGTTCGCCGCGCAATCGCTGGCCGTCGCCAAGGACCTGCAATGGGACCTGGACAAGGTCAACGTCAACGGCGGCGCCATCGCTCTTGGTCACCCGATCGGCGCATCGGGTTGCCGCGTGCTGGTGACATTGCTGCACGAAATGCTCAAGCGCGATGCGAAAAAAGGTCTGGCGACCTTGTGCATTGGCGGCGGCCAGGGTGTAGCGCTGGCGCTGGAACGCGCCTGA
- a CDS encoding CoA transferase subunit B: MALTREQMAQRVAREMQDGYYVNLGIGIPTLVANYIPEGMEVMLQSENGLLGMGPFPTEETIDADMINAGKQTVTARIGASIFNSAESFAMIRGGHVDLTVLGAFEVDVEGNIASWMIPGKLVKGMGGAMDLVAGADNIIVIMTHASKDGESKLLAKCSLPLTGAGCIKRVLTDLAYLEIENGAFVLKERAPGVSVEEIVAKTAGKLIVPDHVPEMQFAAE, encoded by the coding sequence ATGGCACTTACCCGCGAACAAATGGCTCAGCGCGTCGCCCGCGAAATGCAGGACGGCTACTACGTCAACCTCGGTATCGGCATTCCGACCCTGGTCGCCAACTACATCCCCGAAGGCATGGAAGTCATGCTGCAATCGGAAAACGGCCTGCTCGGCATGGGACCTTTTCCGACCGAAGAAACCATCGATGCCGACATGATCAACGCCGGCAAACAAACGGTGACCGCGCGGATCGGCGCATCGATTTTCAACTCCGCCGAATCCTTTGCGATGATCCGCGGCGGCCATGTCGACCTGACCGTGCTCGGCGCGTTCGAAGTCGACGTCGAAGGCAATATTGCCTCGTGGATGATCCCCGGCAAACTGGTCAAGGGCATGGGCGGCGCCATGGACCTGGTGGCCGGTGCCGACAACATCATTGTCATCATGACCCACGCGTCCAAGGACGGTGAATCCAAGCTGCTCGCCAAATGCAGCCTGCCGCTGACCGGCGCCGGCTGCATCAAGCGCGTGCTGACCGACCTCGCCTATCTGGAAATTGAAAATGGCGCTTTTGTCCTCAAGGAACGCGCACCTGGCGTCAGCGTTGAAGAAATCGTCGCCAAAACCGCTGGTAAACTGATCGTCCCGGATCACGTACCGGAAATGCAGTTCGCTGCCGAGTGA
- a CDS encoding N-formylglutamate amidohydrolase — MHACTESAELGLFNRPVYNLSREDSTNPLILVCEHASRYIPDALNNLGLDEAAAREHIAWDIGALQLAEQLSEQLGATLLSANYSRLLIDLNRPRHAPDSIPVQSEIYQIPGNRELDEAAREYRRQTLFKPFHARLQTLIDERIAQGQAVRVVGIHSFTPVYYGQPRALEIGVLFGQAKAYAQRLLDGLQVHPLKVAGNQPYRIDPLGDMTVPVHGDARGLEAVLIEVRNDLLRSPEAVSRWAGYLAPLL; from the coding sequence ATGCACGCCTGTACTGAATCCGCCGAACTGGGGTTGTTCAACCGCCCGGTCTATAACCTCAGCCGCGAGGACTCGACGAACCCGTTGATCCTCGTGTGCGAACACGCCAGTCGTTACATCCCCGATGCCCTGAACAATCTGGGCCTGGACGAGGCCGCCGCGCGGGAACACATCGCCTGGGACATCGGCGCGCTGCAACTGGCCGAACAGTTGTCGGAACAGCTCGGTGCCACCCTGCTCAGCGCCAATTACTCACGGCTGTTGATCGATCTCAACCGCCCGCGCCATGCACCGGACAGCATCCCGGTGCAAAGCGAGATCTACCAGATTCCCGGCAACCGCGAGCTGGATGAGGCGGCTCGCGAGTATCGTCGGCAGACCCTGTTCAAGCCGTTTCATGCACGTTTGCAGACGCTGATCGACGAGCGTATTGCCCAGGGCCAAGCGGTGCGCGTGGTCGGCATTCACAGTTTTACCCCGGTGTACTACGGCCAGCCGCGAGCACTGGAAATCGGCGTGTTGTTCGGCCAGGCCAAAGCCTATGCCCAGCGCCTGCTCGACGGACTGCAAGTGCATCCTTTGAAAGTCGCGGGCAACCAGCCGTACAGAATCGATCCGCTGGGCGACATGACCGTACCGGTGCACGGCGATGCCCGAGGCCTCGAGGCCGTACTGATCGAAGTGCGCAATGACTTGCTGCGCAGCCCCGAAGCGGTTTCGCGCTGGGCCGGCTACCTGGCACCTTTGCTGTAA
- a CDS encoding CoA transferase subunit A, translating to MAGFDKRVSSYEEAMAGLEDGMTVIAGGFGLCGIPENLIAEIKRKGTRDLTVVSNNCGVDGFGLGVLLTDRQISKVIASYVGENKLFEEQLLRGDIEVILTPQGTLAEKMRAGGAGIPAFFTATGVGTPVAEGKEVREFKGRKYLMEESITGDFAIVKGWKADHFGNVVYRHTAQNFNPLAATAGKITVVEVEEIVEPGELDPTQIHTPGIYVDRVICGTFEKRIEQRTIRK from the coding sequence ATGGCAGGTTTCGACAAGCGTGTGAGTTCCTACGAGGAAGCGATGGCCGGCCTGGAAGACGGCATGACCGTCATCGCCGGTGGCTTCGGTCTGTGCGGCATTCCGGAAAACCTGATCGCCGAGATCAAGCGCAAGGGCACCCGCGACCTCACTGTCGTCTCCAACAACTGCGGCGTCGACGGATTCGGCCTTGGCGTGCTGCTCACCGACCGCCAGATCAGCAAAGTCATCGCCTCGTACGTCGGCGAAAACAAACTGTTCGAAGAGCAACTGCTCAGGGGCGACATCGAAGTCATCCTCACCCCGCAAGGCACCCTCGCCGAGAAGATGCGCGCGGGCGGCGCCGGCATTCCGGCATTCTTCACCGCCACCGGCGTCGGCACCCCAGTCGCCGAGGGCAAGGAAGTGCGTGAATTCAAAGGTCGCAAGTACCTGATGGAAGAATCCATCACTGGCGACTTCGCCATCGTCAAAGGCTGGAAGGCCGACCATTTCGGCAACGTCGTTTACCGCCACACCGCGCAGAACTTCAACCCGCTGGCGGCCACCGCCGGCAAGATCACCGTGGTCGAAGTCGAAGAAATCGTCGAACCCGGCGAACTCGATCCGACGCAGATCCACACCCCGGGCATCTACGTCGACCGGGTCATTTGCGGCACGTTCGAAAAACGCATCGAACAACGCACCATCCGCAAATAA
- a CDS encoding bifunctional transcriptional activator/DNA repair enzyme AdaA yields the protein MNIPAAVLPPHAEMVRAMLERDTAYEGVFFTAVKTTGIFCRPSCTARKPKPENVEFFAHADECLCAGYRACLRCKPLDAAAIAPDWVQRLLNAVDADPERRWSDAQLLAAGIEPLKLRRWFKQHFGMTFHAWLRTRRLGMALGGIRQGASIDHAAFDSGYESLSGFRDAFQKSFHITPGRAANSEPLLFTRLTTPLGPMIAMAERRGLVLLEFLDRPALTREVEALQNRYGYAVAPGHNAHLQQIEVQLAEYFAGRLTQFSVPLHLPGSAFAREVWAALLQIPYGHTSTYGAIAAGLGKPGASRAVGLANGHNRLSIVVPCHRVIGADGSLTGYGGGQPRKAFLLRLENAALQMTQQLAF from the coding sequence ATGAACATACCAGCCGCTGTCCTGCCACCCCACGCCGAAATGGTTCGCGCCATGCTCGAACGCGACACTGCCTATGAAGGCGTGTTCTTCACGGCGGTGAAAACCACCGGGATCTTCTGCCGCCCCAGTTGCACGGCGCGCAAGCCGAAACCGGAGAACGTCGAATTTTTTGCCCATGCCGACGAATGCCTGTGCGCCGGTTACCGCGCCTGCCTGCGCTGCAAACCGCTGGACGCCGCGGCGATCGCCCCGGACTGGGTGCAGCGCCTGCTTAACGCGGTAGACGCCGATCCCGAACGGCGCTGGAGCGATGCACAATTGCTCGCTGCAGGCATCGAACCATTGAAGCTGCGGCGCTGGTTCAAACAGCATTTCGGCATGACTTTCCATGCCTGGCTGCGCACCCGTCGCCTCGGCATGGCCCTGGGCGGAATCAGGCAAGGCGCGTCGATCGATCACGCCGCGTTCGACTCCGGCTACGAGTCGCTCAGCGGTTTTCGCGACGCTTTTCAGAAGTCCTTCCACATTACCCCGGGCCGCGCCGCCAACAGTGAGCCGCTGCTGTTCACCCGCCTGACCACGCCGCTGGGGCCGATGATCGCCATGGCCGAGCGCCGTGGGCTGGTGCTGTTGGAGTTCCTTGATCGCCCGGCACTGACCCGTGAAGTCGAAGCACTGCAGAACCGTTATGGCTACGCCGTCGCGCCGGGACACAACGCGCACTTACAGCAGATCGAGGTGCAACTCGCGGAGTACTTTGCCGGCAGGCTCACTCAGTTCAGCGTGCCGTTGCACCTGCCCGGCAGCGCTTTTGCCCGCGAGGTGTGGGCGGCGCTGCTGCAAATCCCCTACGGCCACACCAGCACCTACGGCGCCATCGCCGCGGGACTGGGCAAACCCGGCGCCAGTCGTGCGGTGGGTCTGGCCAATGGGCACAATCGGCTATCGATCGTAGTGCCCTGCCATCGAGTGATCGGCGCAGACGGTTCGCTGACCGGTTATGGTGGCGGGCAACCGCGCAAGGCGTTTCTGCTGCGGTTGGAGAACGCTGCGCTGCAAATGACTCAACAATTGGCTTTCTGA